One Mycolicibacterium doricum genomic window, CACCCACACCGCCCACGCCACCCTCGAGGCGGCGCTGACCGCCCACCAGGTGATCCCGGCCCGGTTGCCGCTCGCCCAGGTCCACCCCGGCCAACAGGTGCTGGACACCGAGACCAAACTGATCCACCACGCCATCCGCGTCGCCGCGTTCAACACCATGCGATCGCTAGCGCGGGCGATCCTCACCGGCACCGGCTACACCCGCGCCGACGACGAAGCCCACACCCAAATCCGCACCGCCCTCGCCCGCTCCGGCGACATCATCCCCGACACCGCCACCAACACCCTGCACATCCGCCGCGACCCACTACCCGCGCCCCGCCACACCGCCGCGATCGACGAACTCTGCCAAGCCCTCAACGACACCAACACCATCTACCCCGGCACCAGCCTCACGCTGCGCTACAGCATCAGATCCCACCGATGACCCTGCAACCATTCCGTCGCTATGTCCGAAGTCCTGATCACCGGATCGGCGGGGGGCCAGTCGTTTCTCCATGGTGGCGCTGGCCCATCCTTTCAAATGATGTGGTGTGGCCTTGCCGCCGGGCAATAGTGCCAGCGTCCTCAACGGGACGTTTTGCCCGCGCGGCAACGGCCATTCCCCTTGGAGCTTCCCCATGACCGGCAACGACATCGCGCGCCATCTCCGACAGCCGTCACCTACCCGCGGAACTCGACCGCTTCGTCGACCGCGTTGCCGACACGGTGCCCGACCTATCCCAGGTGCGGAACGGGGAAGGTTTCCGCCGCAGCATCACGATTCGCAACCTGCCCCACCGACTCAGCGCCGGGCGCCCTCCACAGCGATGCTGCCATCCGGCAGGCCTACTCCGACGCCGCCAATGCCGTAACCACCTGGCCTCTGTTCGGCCCTCCGCATTAGCTCACTGGCGCGATACTGCTCAGCCTCAGCGTGTTCCGCAAACTCGAGTAGGTTGCCTGCGATCTCGATGAGCGCTAGTTTAACCTCGGCTGGTGTGGCATAGAAATACTCGCGTCTCAGGTTGACTCTGTTGACCCGGGTGTGGGCGAAGCGGCGGTGCAGCTCCGCTTCAACGCCAACTGCATCGTCTGAGAAAAACAACGCGTGTACATCGAAGCCGAAGGGTACTGACGCGTCACCTAGTTCGCGAACCCGGTCCATAGGCTCTAGGCGCCTGGTGAGTCCGATCTTCACAATACCCGGTCCAAAAGAACCGACGTTGCTGATGACATAGACATAGCCCGCACGAATGTTCGCAGCGCGGTAATCATTCTCGGCAATACGTCGGTCTATCTCATCGATTTTGCCTTCCAGATCCCTCCGCTCTTGGTCGCTTCCGGCGCCCGACAACGCTTCCAGCACGTTCGCATAATGGGCGCGTTCCTTCTCGAGGCGGTCTCGTTCAGCGCGCAATTCTCGTTCTGCCTGCTGCTCTTCTCGGAGCCGCGCCCGTTCCTCACGAGCCGCTTCCCGTTCCTCCTGCACCTTCATCTGGTAATCTGCGGTCAGCTCGAGTTCACGTAGGCGTAGGTCGTGATAGTCGGGGTTGATGTGCATTTCCATCATTGAGGAGTAACGCGCGATCGACTTTGCGGCTGCTCCGAGGCGCTTCTCGGCGGACGGGAGATTGCCAGCCTTGACGGAGCGCACACAATTTTCGGCCTCGGCGTTATATGCGCGCAGCATGAGCTTGGCGAGTTCAGCGGTCATCTTGCGACCTTTTGCCAATGAGTTGTCAAACGTGAACCGCGTGGACGATTCGATCGCGCGTCCTTCGGCTACGTACGCCCTGACCTGCGCCTTGATTGCTTCCAACGCATCCTGGTAGGCAATCGCGTTGTCCAGTGGATGCCGGTAGTAGTAGATGCCAACGTCGTGCAGCGCCTCGACATCCCGCTTCAATAGGTCGATCTCAGCGAGAGCATCCTCGTATCGCTCTCGCAACAGCTCGTTCTCACGCGCAAGCTCTGCAATTCGGGCGCTTGAGTGGTTGGCTTGGGTCATCAGCGGATTCCTCGCGCGGTGCTGATCGGTTGCAACGCGAATGCGTTCTTCGACACGACACCTCGCATATGATTCAACGTCTGTATAGGGTCGACATTGCGCAGCTCATACCGAGAGAACTCTTGACGATCAGCCGCAGCGCCGACAAGTGGAAATGATTCGTGCAATCCGGTTGCTGGGTTGACGGTCTCCGTCTGAACCATCAATGAAATGCTCTGTATACGCCCGTCACGATCGCTTTCGAACACCTCGTGGAATGTTCGGATGGCCACAGCCGCCACTGCACCGTTATAGCGATCTCGTTGCTCCTTTTGAGTGCAGGGTGTTTCGCGGATCTCGTCAGTCTTGGCGACGTACTTATAACCTTTGATGTTGGGCATGGTTGACGGAGGCGGAACAATTGTGGTTATGGTCAGCTCGCCAAGGTTCGCATCAAACTCGAACTCATAGTCGACCTCAAATGCCTCGGGATACACCGAGTTCCCTAAAACAATTCCGACGTACTCGTTGATGGCTTCCGCATCACCTGCGGCCAGCGACATCTTGAGGTTCTCAAGCCTCTCGTTGGCCTCCGCAACATCACGTTCGCGCCTCGCACAGTCACTTCGGTACTCTTCCATTGCCTTAGCCAGAAGTTCAGCCCTTTCCTGCTTTGCCGCAGTGTGATCCTCAAGCAAGTTCGCATTCCTGGCAGGCAGCAGATGCTTGACGTGGTGGGCCCACCGTTCGTGGCGAGTAACCCACTCCGAATGCGCCTTGGCGTGCGCCTCGGCATGCTTTTGCTTGTTTAAAAGCTTCGATATCCCTGTGGGCGCCGCTGGCGCGATAAACTGCGGCTCCGAGGGCGGTGGTTCTAGGACGGGCTCCGGTAGGGGTGTTTTCAAGTCCTCGCGCGGAAAGGGTGGGTGTTGGACCGTCTGTTTTAGCGAGTCGATGTCCACATAGTCATCGACCTCCAGTGTTGCGGCCAGCAGAGAATCGATCTGCTCGAACGCTTCGACTGCCTGTGCGGTCTGCGACTCAGCCAACGCTTTCTGCGCACGGACATGAGCCTCTCTCGCGGCGCGTTCAGCCAGTGCTTGCTCGAGTGCGGACGCGCGCTCCGCCTGTGCAACCGCTCGCTCATATTCACGCTGCGCCCGAATGGACTCCCGAACTGCACGGTTGTGCGCCTGAACCGCCGTGTTATGTTGCCGCCGCTGGCGTTGCTCAGCTAAACGCTGTTGATGGTGCAATTCGGCAAAGAATCCACGTCTCCCCACGCCGCGAATTGTACTTCGTGCGGTAAGCGCGAGAGAACGGACGGTTGGAGAGGACTAGGCACCGAGTTCGCTCCGCAGCGTCGGGCCGCGGCTCTTGAACCGCCGAGAGGCCAGCCCTCAGCGGTGAGTCCGCATGTCCTCTAGAACGTCCGCTAGTTGTTGTTCGACCCGGTCAATCGCGAGGTCGTCCTGTGAACTCTCGAGTTCGTACATGATGTCCGAGCAGAAGGCGAGAAGGTATGAGATAAGTCCGCCGATACAGGCGTCGCACTCACCGATCTGCTCCATGAGGAGACTAGCGGCGTGGTGATCCTCTTCCAGACGCGCCAGAATCAGCCGCAGAGCACGCTCGGTATCGATCATTCTGGCGCCCTCAACATCGCCGTGGTTGAGTGTCGTGCAGCGTGGGTCCGTCACGGCGTATCATTCTCCACGATGGACCGCTCGATGTGGCGGCGATTGCGATGGAGTGATTGCCTCGGTAGTCGGTCGCTCCCCAAGTCTCTGAGCGTCAGGGAGCGGGAGGTACCGATCTTGAAGCGAAGCGTCGGCCCCCTGGCCCGCGGACCGATTCCTAGAGCGACGAGCCGACGAATTTCACAGCGGCGGCTTTCTTTTGACCCGACTGCCCGGCGCCCCGGGTGCCGCAGGTAGGGGGTGCGAAAGTCTGTGCCGCACAACGGCCGGACAACCTGTGCCAAATTCTTTTCGCACAACCCGTTCGCACCCTTTTTTGGAGACCACCACATGACCCCGAAGGGCCCCGCCAACCTCAAAAGCTGAGGTAGAGCCCTATGGCGGGCTATCTTCCGCGAGTTCGAGCCGTCGCCAACAGAGCGCCAGATCGTGCACGAACTGGCCCGAATCCTCGACGAAATCGACGAAATGAGTGCCGCCCTGACTGAATCAAGCCCCGTCGTCCCCGGCTCGATGGGACAGACTCGCCCCAACCCGCTCTATGCGGGGCCGCGCGAGCATCGCAGGCTGGCCGACCGCCTCACGCAGGCACTCGACCTCACCAACAGCAAACGGCGACGCCCGTGAAGCGCCGTTGCGACGTTGACGGCGAGTACGCCGACCACGACTGGTGGCGGAATCTGACCTACCCGCCCGGGCTGTGCTGCCTCAACCACTTCGGCGGGACCGGCACTCGCCCCCAGCGCTGGGCCGCCCTTGTCGCCGCCCGCAAGGCAGCCGCCCCGCGTGGGTGGACGCTGTGGAGCGTCCGCCAACTCACCGCCGACAAGCAAGAGAGACGACCATGACCGACGACCACAACCTCGCGATCACCTCGCAGCGACTACTGTTGCCTTCGTCACGAAGGACCCAGCGGGTCTACGACGAGTCTCGCCTTTGCGCCTCACCGAGGAACAGAAGAGCTACCTGGTCGTCGCTATAGCGCTGCTCGCGATCGAAAAGACGCGGGCCCGGATGGACAGCGACTTCGCGCGAGTTGACAAGACCTGGGCGAAGTTTCAAACTCGCCTCGAAAGCGACGCGTTGACGCGTATCAGGTTCGATAAGATGAAGCGTTCTTCACGAAGCGACATCGGCGTCAGCCGGACCGATAACATTCGCGCATGACGGACGATCCGGCCGACACCGCACGCTCACCGATCACCGTGCGCGTCGAGGTGATTGGCACCATCCACGACGGGAGTCCCCCGCAGCGGGCCGTTGCCGAGGAGCTTCCCACCTACCTCGCCGCCGAGGGCGTAACGGCCGAGCTGAGTTACCGCCCTGGGGGCGGCTTCGGGTTAGGCGTCGTCGAGACCATCGCCGTCTTCATCGCCGTCAGCGCCGCCGCGGGTCTGATCGGCGACACTGCCACGGCGATCGTGACCGGGGCGGTCAAGTGGGCGCGGGAGCGACTGCGGCGTGAACCACCGGGACCGCCGGAGCCCACCGGTGTCACGGGTCCAGCCGACCCCGACGCCGACCCACGGAAGACAGTGCGCATCTCGTTGTACGGCCCGCGGGGCGAGCTGCTCAAGGACATCGAGGTCAACCGCGACGAGGTCAACACGCTGTTCGGCGATCCGGTCGAGGACCCTGACACCATCGGGTAGAGAGGGTTCTTGAGCCAATCGTCAGCATTTTCGGCAGAGGCATTTGAGCTTGGTGACAAGTCGTTAAGCTGCCCTCTCAACGGTCGGCAGTTGCGGCTGGTCGGCGTCGAGTGTGCGTCCGGGGCGACGACACACCGACGTGACGCGCCCTGGATGCACGCTCAAATCCGCAGGCGCACACTCGACGCCGCGGGTACACAGTGGACGGCAGGCTGACCGGTAGCCGGGAACGAAGGCGGCGACGGGCAGCATTGCTGCCCGACCTTAGCCGAGTGCCACCAGGTGGAC contains:
- a CDS encoding DUF4041 domain-containing protein; the encoded protein is MTQANHSSARIAELARENELLRERYEDALAEIDLLKRDVEALHDVGIYYYRHPLDNAIAYQDALEAIKAQVRAYVAEGRAIESSTRFTFDNSLAKGRKMTAELAKLMLRAYNAEAENCVRSVKAGNLPSAEKRLGAAAKSIARYSSMMEMHINPDYHDLRLRELELTADYQMKVQEEREAAREERARLREEQQAERELRAERDRLEKERAHYANVLEALSGAGSDQERRDLEGKIDEIDRRIAENDYRAANIRAGYVYVISNVGSFGPGIVKIGLTRRLEPMDRVRELGDASVPFGFDVHALFFSDDAVGVEAELHRRFAHTRVNRVNLRREYFYATPAEVKLALIEIAGNLLEFAEHAEAEQYRASELMRRAEQRPGGYGIGGVGVGLPDGSIAVEGARR